A genome region from Deinococcus sp. KNUC1210 includes the following:
- a CDS encoding SPOR domain-containing protein: MNFVKRRWPDLLIVLLVLLLLLGFASLLLGKSPASLTGTSTSQPATTEPTSSAPSPATGSSTQGTSSAPTSSQSSTATTTPTTTTPPTTSTTSAAPSGQPTTAAPSNGTNSTPAPAGDQSQNAGDQTSGSAAVPTIPAGPIGTDTSTNNTPPAATPTTPAPTPSTTPPPATTTPTLTPRAGGSVSTSETRVPTRNDYRISLGTFSSTAAVQAATADVSRLGYTVYPITVASGAVAQVGPFATREQANQALADIQRAMPSALLYPPRNAPASDSGSSSSSSASSSTASTSQSSASAQSTPAAAPDSPVYLQVGAYNTVDAAQATVSKMRDLGYDPTVNAPAGRKVTVLVGPFRGDALLRTERRLDANGQDHFRVR; encoded by the coding sequence TTGAATTTTGTAAAACGCCGCTGGCCCGATCTGCTGATCGTTCTGCTGGTGCTGCTGTTGCTGCTGGGCTTTGCCTCGCTGCTGCTGGGCAAAAGCCCCGCCAGCCTGACGGGAACCTCCACGAGCCAGCCAGCCACCACCGAGCCGACATCTTCTGCGCCGAGTCCGGCCACTGGATCGAGTACGCAGGGTACGTCCAGCGCACCGACCAGCAGCCAGTCGAGCACGGCCACGACCACGCCAACCACGACAACTCCGCCGACCACCTCAACCACCTCGGCGGCTCCTTCAGGCCAACCGACTACGGCAGCGCCGTCGAATGGGACGAACTCCACGCCTGCACCCGCTGGCGATCAGAGTCAGAATGCGGGCGATCAGACGTCTGGTTCTGCCGCTGTGCCCACGATTCCAGCCGGGCCAATCGGCACCGACACCAGCACCAACAACACGCCGCCTGCCGCCACGCCCACCACTCCCGCGCCCACGCCGTCCACCACGCCGCCGCCTGCCACCACGACACCCACGCTGACGCCGCGTGCGGGCGGCTCCGTCTCGACCTCCGAGACGCGGGTGCCGACCCGCAACGACTACCGCATCAGCCTGGGCACCTTCAGCAGCACGGCGGCAGTGCAGGCGGCAACAGCAGACGTCAGCCGTCTGGGCTATACCGTCTATCCGATCACGGTCGCCAGCGGCGCTGTTGCTCAGGTCGGACCGTTCGCCACCCGTGAGCAGGCCAATCAGGCACTCGCTGACATCCAGCGGGCCATGCCCAGTGCGCTGCTGTATCCGCCGCGAAATGCGCCCGCAAGCGACAGCGGCAGCAGTAGCAGCAGTTCCGCGTCTTCCAGCACAGCTTCGACCAGCCAGAGCAGCGCGTCTGCTCAGAGCACTCCGGCTGCCGCCCCCGACAGCCCGGTGTATCTGCAGGTGGGGGCTTACAACACCGTCGATGCTGCTCAGGCCACCGTCAGCAAGATGCGCGACCTGGGATACGATCCCACCGTCAATGCTCCGGCGGGCCGCAAGGTGACGGTGCTGGTCGGGCCGTTCCGGGGCGACGCCCTGCTGCGGACCGAGCGCCGCCTTGATGCCAACGGGCAGGATCATTTCCGGGTTCGTTGA
- a CDS encoding ABC transporter substrate-binding protein: MHKNVFRLVSLLLLSGVAHATTYPLTITDDLGRTITLLHEPKRIVAMLPSHTETLFAIGAGDKLVGIDTYSNFPKAETDRLPKVGSGYQPNIEAIVALKPDLVLADESSSSRLTEKLSKAGLTVYGGTAQTYTEVFDKIAVLGRLTNREAGATRLITTMRSDMNALAARLVGTAKVSVYDEIDPTPYSVGPTSFIGVLLSRAGGRNIIPGGLGDFPRISPELVVKANPSVMIGLSLKDAQARPGWNTLSAVVAGRVFQPTPEENDALSRPGPRLAVALRALAKFLHPERF; the protein is encoded by the coding sequence ATGCACAAGAATGTGTTCAGACTGGTTTCACTGCTGCTGCTCTCCGGCGTCGCCCACGCCACCACCTACCCCCTGACCATCACCGACGATCTGGGGCGCACCATCACGCTGCTGCACGAGCCGAAGCGCATCGTGGCGATGCTGCCCAGCCACACCGAGACGCTGTTCGCCATCGGAGCGGGCGACAAACTGGTGGGCATCGACACCTACAGCAACTTCCCGAAGGCCGAGACCGACCGGCTTCCCAAGGTGGGCAGCGGGTATCAGCCCAACATCGAGGCGATCGTGGCGCTGAAGCCCGATCTGGTGCTGGCCGATGAATCGAGCAGTTCGCGCCTGACCGAGAAGCTGTCCAAGGCGGGCCTGACGGTGTACGGCGGCACTGCCCAGACGTATACCGAGGTCTTCGACAAGATCGCGGTGCTGGGCCGCCTGACCAACCGCGAGGCCGGAGCCACCCGCCTGATCACGACCATGCGGAGCGACATGAACGCGCTCGCCGCCCGGCTGGTGGGCACGGCGAAAGTCAGCGTCTACGATGAGATCGACCCCACGCCCTACAGTGTCGGGCCAACCAGCTTTATCGGCGTGCTGCTGAGCAGGGCGGGGGGCCGCAACATCATTCCCGGCGGCCTGGGCGACTTTCCACGCATCTCGCCGGAACTCGTGGTCAAGGCCAATCCCAGCGTGATGATCGGCCTGAGCCTGAAAGACGCCCAGGCGCGGCCCGGCTGGAATACCCTGAGTGCGGTCGTGGCGGGCCGGGTCTTTCAGCCGACCCCGGAAGAGAACGACGCGCTCTCGCGGCCCGGTCCCCGGCTGGCGGTGGCCCTGCGTGCCCTGGCCAAATTTCTGCACCCGGAGAGATTCTGA
- a CDS encoding cyclic-di-AMP receptor, with the protein MKLVMAVIQDADAATLMRALSDNAFDVTKLASTGGFLREGNTTMMIGVQDERLDALKALVRQTCRARTRLVTPGVPMGEQGEGLVTEPLEVPVGGAVMFVLGVDEFVKV; encoded by the coding sequence ATGAAGCTTGTGATGGCGGTCATTCAGGATGCCGACGCGGCCACGCTGATGCGTGCGCTGTCCGACAACGCCTTCGATGTCACCAAACTGGCCTCGACTGGCGGCTTTTTGCGCGAAGGAAACACCACCATGATGATCGGTGTACAGGACGAACGGCTCGATGCCCTGAAGGCGCTCGTGCGCCAGACGTGCCGTGCCCGCACGCGCCTCGTGACGCCCGGCGTGCCGATGGGGGAACAGGGTGAGGGTCTGGTGACAGAGCCGCTGGAAGTGCCGGTGGGCGGCGCAGTGATGTTCGTGCTGGGCGTCGATGAATTCGTGAAGGTTTAG
- a CDS encoding adenosylcobinamide-GDP ribazoletransferase, with protein sequence MPSGFRASVLRPALLALTFLTTFPFPVAMEIRDGEFARASGFYPLAGWAVGGLTAALLWLPLPIPVGVRAALVLAAWLAATGLLHFDGLVDSADAVFAMKSPERRLEILRDVHVGAFGLATGVLTLLVWWSLLASARPTDALLAAVAARTMLLAPMNVFPAARVESIGARSREGNWSVAVLLAAPALLLPGGPLAFVAALVAALLVARFCASRLGGGINGDVYGACVTVAELGVLLALQWGR encoded by the coding sequence ATGCCTTCCGGGTTCCGTGCTTCTGTCCTGCGCCCCGCGCTGCTGGCCCTCACCTTCCTGACGACCTTTCCGTTTCCGGTGGCCATGGAGATCCGGGACGGCGAGTTTGCGCGGGCGAGCGGGTTCTATCCGCTGGCGGGCTGGGCCGTGGGAGGGCTGACGGCGGCGCTGCTGTGGCTGCCACTGCCGATTCCGGTGGGGGTCAGGGCGGCGCTGGTGCTCGCTGCCTGGCTGGCGGCCACCGGACTGCTGCACTTCGATGGCCTGGTTGACAGCGCCGACGCGGTGTTTGCCATGAAATCACCGGAAAGGCGCCTGGAAATTCTGCGTGACGTTCATGTCGGAGCCTTCGGACTGGCGACAGGCGTGCTGACGCTGCTGGTGTGGTGGAGTCTGCTGGCCTCGGCCCGGCCCACCGATGCGCTGCTGGCGGCGGTGGCAGCCCGCACTATGCTGCTGGCCCCCATGAACGTGTTTCCGGCAGCGCGGGTGGAAAGCATCGGAGCGCGTTCACGCGAGGGAAACTGGAGCGTGGCGGTGCTGCTGGCGGCTCCCGCCCTGCTGCTGCCGGGTGGCCCGCTGGCGTTCGTGGCAGCTCTGGTGGCTGCGCTGCTGGTGGCCCGTTTCTGCGCTTCTCGGCTGGGCGGCGGCATCAACGGCGACGTGTACGGCGCGTGTGTGACCGTTGCCGAGCTGGGCGTGCTGCTGGCCCTTCAGTGGGGCCGCTGA
- a CDS encoding redox-sensing transcriptional repressor Rex, which produces MSSQDIPTAAISRLVIYLRILEALEAAEISRTSSSDLAERAQVTAFQVRKDLAYFGRFGTRGMGYTVPLLKRELMRVLGLNRTWNVVIMGMGRLGQAVANYPGASDYQFGYVGLFDIDPDLVGREIRGLKVQHADELKGFVQTRSVDLGFLAVPPEHAQAAAQTLVSAGIRGILNFAPTMIQPRLIPGSSEVESEWKAVSVENVDFLAGMKRLAFYTLNPHLRPSELKPSELSSNELEA; this is translated from the coding sequence GTGAGCAGCCAGGACATTCCCACCGCCGCCATCTCGCGCCTGGTCATTTATCTGCGGATTCTGGAGGCGCTGGAAGCCGCCGAAATCTCGCGGACCAGCAGCAGTGATCTGGCCGAGCGTGCCCAGGTGACGGCGTTTCAGGTTCGTAAGGATCTGGCGTACTTCGGGCGCTTCGGCACGCGTGGAATGGGGTATACCGTGCCGCTGCTCAAGCGTGAACTGATGCGGGTGCTGGGCCTGAACCGCACCTGGAACGTGGTGATCATGGGCATGGGGCGGCTGGGTCAGGCGGTCGCCAATTATCCGGGCGCCAGCGATTACCAGTTCGGGTACGTAGGCCTGTTTGACATTGACCCCGACCTGGTGGGGCGCGAGATTCGCGGGTTGAAAGTCCAGCATGCCGACGAGCTGAAAGGCTTCGTGCAGACGAGGTCGGTCGATCTGGGCTTTCTGGCGGTTCCGCCCGAACACGCGCAGGCTGCCGCTCAGACACTGGTGTCGGCGGGAATCCGGGGCATCCTGAACTTCGCCCCCACCATGATCCAGCCGCGCCTGATCCCCGGAAGCAGTGAAGTCGAGAGCGAGTGGAAAGCCGTCAGTGTGGAAAACGTGGATTTTCTGGCGGGCATGAAGAGACTGGCCTTCTACACTTTAAATCCGCACCTGCGGCCCAGCGAACTGAAACCAAGCGAACTCAGCAGTAATGAATTGGAGGCATGA
- a CDS encoding lipopolysaccharide assembly protein LapB, with product MSHKLPILLLSAALTFAASGRTSAQTAAEEIGVTQISTTLQQTQPTSPQIKIPAVITQAVQATNAAADALNAVPSGPALPPVVPPTPAYQAGLGTAQQSLQAGNYRQAQKQYEALVAQNYQNPQAHFGLGLSLFAQSDLNGAKFEFSQLAALDPTGFEGPYNLGVIASRQGQSAEALTQFGKAAGLARGKVTVAVMRQVLEALAGEQTRKQDYAGLVTTLSEMSRAEPADLGLQVREAQALVLSGQGTVALPVLYAVRQTEPGNVDAALLTADIYIDQKLQSRAIRELDLATAAATDGTAKGRLLLHKAELLAAASPSKEALQAAVAATQADSRSAAAFAKLGELRFARSDRSGALSAWQTAVKLEPKNGLYRANLAVVRLSLGQLSEAAQDARSASNLSSDNATVARAQFVLGVASYRQKAYAQARSVLASSVLKAPSAEAYLWLGLTSYALKDYAGAVDALTQSNTLQPNAATRVNLGSALLAAARYSEAETVLRAVVVADASNAAAWYQLGLARRALGREAEAQTSFRTAANLGDARARSALKVKAGAP from the coding sequence GTGTCTCATAAACTCCCCATACTGCTGCTCAGTGCTGCATTGACGTTCGCCGCTTCGGGTCGTACATCGGCTCAGACGGCTGCTGAAGAGATCGGTGTGACGCAGATCAGCACCACGTTGCAACAAACGCAGCCGACCTCTCCGCAGATCAAGATTCCCGCCGTCATCACCCAGGCCGTTCAGGCGACCAATGCTGCCGCCGATGCTCTCAATGCCGTTCCTTCAGGCCCGGCCCTGCCGCCGGTGGTTCCGCCCACGCCGGCATATCAGGCAGGGCTGGGCACCGCTCAGCAGAGTCTTCAGGCCGGAAACTACCGTCAGGCCCAGAAGCAGTACGAGGCGCTGGTGGCTCAGAACTACCAGAATCCTCAGGCGCATTTCGGTCTGGGCCTCAGTCTGTTCGCACAGTCCGATCTGAACGGCGCAAAGTTCGAGTTCTCGCAGCTTGCCGCGCTCGATCCAACCGGCTTCGAGGGGCCGTATAACCTGGGTGTCATCGCCAGTCGGCAGGGCCAGTCGGCCGAAGCGCTGACGCAGTTCGGCAAGGCCGCCGGACTGGCACGCGGCAAGGTCACGGTGGCGGTCATGCGTCAGGTGCTCGAAGCGCTGGCAGGCGAGCAGACCCGCAAGCAGGACTACGCCGGACTGGTGACCACCCTGTCCGAGATGAGCCGCGCCGAACCCGCCGACCTCGGGTTGCAGGTGCGCGAGGCTCAGGCGCTGGTGCTGTCGGGTCAGGGCACGGTGGCCCTGCCGGTGCTGTACGCGGTGCGTCAGACCGAGCCGGGAAATGTGGACGCCGCCCTGCTCACTGCCGACATCTATATCGATCAGAAGCTCCAGAGCCGCGCCATCCGTGAACTCGATCTGGCGACGGCAGCCGCCACAGACGGCACCGCCAAAGGCAGGCTGCTGCTGCACAAGGCCGAACTGCTGGCCGCCGCGTCTCCCTCCAAAGAAGCGCTTCAGGCCGCTGTCGCCGCGACCCAGGCCGACAGCCGGAGTGCTGCCGCCTTCGCCAAACTCGGAGAGCTGCGCTTTGCCCGCAGCGACCGTTCGGGTGCCCTGTCGGCGTGGCAGACGGCCGTGAAGCTCGAACCCAAAAATGGGCTGTACCGCGCCAATCTGGCCGTGGTGCGCCTGAGCCTGGGTCAGCTCTCGGAGGCCGCGCAGGATGCCCGCAGCGCTTCCAACCTGTCGAGCGACAATGCCACGGTGGCCCGCGCTCAGTTCGTGCTGGGCGTGGCGTCTTACCGTCAGAAGGCGTATGCCCAGGCCCGTTCGGTGCTCGCCAGCAGCGTGCTGAAAGCTCCGAGCGCCGAAGCCTACCTGTGGCTTGGCCTGACCAGCTACGCGCTGAAGGACTACGCTGGAGCCGTGGATGCCCTAACCCAGAGCAATACGCTTCAGCCGAACGCGGCGACCCGTGTCAATCTGGGGTCGGCGCTACTGGCTGCGGCCCGCTACAGCGAGGCCGAGACGGTGCTGCGGGCGGTGGTGGTGGCCGACGCCAGCAACGCCGCTGCGTGGTATCAGCTCGGGCTGGCGCGGCGTGCGCTGGGCCGCGAGGCCGAGGCCCAGACCTCGTTCCGCACCGCCGCCAATCTCGGTGACGCCCGCGCCCGCAGCGCCCTGAAGGTGAAGGCTGGAGCGCCCTGA
- a CDS encoding cobyrinate a,c-diamide synthase, which yields MPDAAPQTVGPISLVIAAPSSGSGKTTVASLLCLAFRQRGLSVMPYKLGPDYLDPTHLARAAGQPARNLDTFLLGRERVEALFARSAAGADVCVLEGVMGLYDGRDPASDEHSTADLASLLNLPVILVIDASGMARTVAAVASGLRNFGSTNVIGVILNRVGSVHHAELCETALAQVGLRLLGFVPTDAALHLPERHLGLLSAELAHWDEAAAVRAVQGLRLDAILEAATPERAAPSVALPARPPVRARIAYALDEAFHFYYPDALDELRLAGAELVAFSPLHGVGLPPDIGGLLLGGGYPEAHAAQLSANAPMRAAVAQFAASGRPVVAECGGLMYLAEHLEDDAGQRHEMCGVVPYRTRMAPRLTLGYREATALAATPLLTAGERVRGHEFHHSVLTHAPTRPAYRWADRDGHREEGYAAGNVLASYLHLHYAADSAVARRFVDACVNG from the coding sequence GTGCCGGACGCCGCCCCGCAGACGGTGGGGCCGATCTCGCTGGTCATCGCTGCGCCGTCTTCGGGCAGCGGCAAGACCACTGTGGCCTCGCTGCTGTGTCTGGCATTCCGGCAGCGCGGCCTCTCGGTCATGCCCTACAAGCTGGGGCCGGATTACCTCGATCCCACGCATCTGGCACGGGCGGCAGGGCAGCCGGCCCGCAACCTCGACACCTTTCTGCTGGGGCGCGAACGGGTCGAGGCGCTGTTTGCCCGCAGCGCGGCGGGGGCCGATGTCTGCGTGCTGGAAGGCGTGATGGGCCTGTACGATGGGCGCGACCCGGCCAGTGACGAGCACTCCACCGCCGATCTGGCGAGCCTGCTGAACCTTCCGGTGATCCTGGTGATCGACGCCTCGGGAATGGCGCGGACGGTGGCGGCTGTCGCCAGCGGTCTGAGGAATTTTGGCAGCACGAACGTGATCGGGGTGATTCTCAACCGGGTGGGCAGTGTGCATCATGCTGAGCTGTGCGAAACCGCGCTGGCTCAGGTGGGTCTGCGGCTGCTGGGTTTCGTGCCGACCGACGCGGCGCTGCACCTGCCAGAGCGCCATCTGGGACTGCTGAGCGCCGAACTGGCCCACTGGGACGAAGCGGCGGCGGTGCGGGCGGTTCAGGGTCTGCGGCTGGACGCCATTCTGGAAGCGGCGACGCCGGAGCGGGCTGCGCCGTCCGTTGCGCTCCCGGCACGTCCCCCTGTTCGTGCCCGCATCGCTTACGCGCTCGACGAGGCCTTTCATTTCTACTACCCCGACGCGCTCGACGAACTCCGGCTGGCGGGCGCGGAACTGGTCGCCTTCAGCCCGCTGCATGGAGTGGGTCTGCCGCCAGACATCGGCGGGCTGCTGCTGGGCGGCGGCTATCCCGAGGCGCACGCGGCCCAGCTGAGCGCCAATGCCCCGATGCGGGCGGCGGTGGCGCAGTTTGCGGCCAGTGGTCGGCCCGTGGTGGCCGAATGCGGCGGCCTGATGTATCTGGCAGAGCACCTGGAAGACGATGCCGGACAGCGGCACGAAATGTGCGGCGTGGTGCCGTACCGAACGCGCATGGCCCCGCGCCTGACGCTCGGCTACCGCGAGGCCACCGCCCTGGCCGCCACGCCGCTGCTGACGGCAGGCGAGAGGGTGCGCGGTCACGAATTTCATCACAGCGTCCTGACGCACGCCCCGACCCGGCCCGCCTACCGCTGGGCCGACCGGGACGGGCACCGCGAGGAAGGCTACGCCGCCGGGAATGTCCTGGCGAGTTATCTGCATCTGCATTACGCCGCTGACAGCGCCGTGGCGAGGCGGTTCGTGGACGCCTGTGTGAACGGATGA
- a CDS encoding histidine phosphatase family protein, which translates to MGPLSVQPSGVLDLYLIRHAQTAPNAERRYPAAGQDAPLSEQGRRQAAALRLPLADVVYASPTLRAVQTAEGAGYTVDVQTAALLEAAFGTMHGRTWAELEAEYGQAPASWIRALSDPDNHAGPPGGDSGVAFHGRVQGWLAALPDSGTVLAFSHLGTVLAALRLTVGLRAADLPPCSVAHLRQSGGAWWLVSLLPGPL; encoded by the coding sequence GTGGGGCCGCTGAGCGTGCAGCCGTCTGGCGTGCTCGATCTGTACCTGATTCGCCATGCCCAGACCGCCCCCAATGCCGAGCGGCGCTATCCGGCAGCGGGCCAGGACGCGCCGCTGAGCGAGCAGGGAAGACGTCAGGCGGCGGCACTCAGATTGCCGCTGGCAGACGTGGTGTACGCCTCTCCCACGCTGCGGGCCGTCCAGACCGCTGAAGGTGCCGGATATACGGTGGACGTGCAGACGGCGGCCCTGCTGGAAGCGGCGTTCGGCACCATGCACGGGCGCACCTGGGCCGAACTGGAAGCCGAATACGGTCAGGCCCCGGCAAGCTGGATTCGCGCCCTGAGCGACCCCGACAACCACGCGGGGCCGCCCGGCGGTGACAGCGGCGTGGCCTTTCACGGGCGGGTGCAGGGCTGGCTGGCGGCGTTGCCTGACAGCGGCACGGTGCTGGCCTTCTCGCATCTGGGAACGGTGTTGGCGGCGCTGCGCCTGACGGTGGGGCTGCGGGCCGCCGATCTGCCGCCGTGCAGCGTGGCGCATCTGCGGCAGTCGGGCGGGGCGTGGTGGCTGGTGAGCCTGCTGCCTGGCCCGCTCTGA
- a CDS encoding M20/M25/M40 family metallo-hydrolase — protein MPRVNLDFLKALLTAAAPSGSEARASAVWTQEAQGFADHIHEDHYGNVYAEINPPAGGADSQPIVLMGHIDEIGLMVSHIDDKGMLAFMGIGGWDPQVLVGQRIRLLADEGDILGVIGKKAIHVMEGDERSKASKLEDLWIDTALDVEEVKRRISVGTVGVIEQPPLEVNGHLVSRGLDNRAGAFVVLEALRAMKAAGVTRHVVAVGTSQEEIGCFGAQVSGYRLNPSAGVVVDVTHETNQPGVNEKKYGVVPFGSGANLAVGSMVSPVILRQMKAVAATKDISYTLSANPRYTGTDNDSLALVRAGVPAAVVSIPNRYMHSPNEMVRLSDVQACIDIIAAWVGSLEGEQDYTRK, from the coding sequence CTGCCCCGCGTGAATCTCGATTTTCTGAAAGCCCTCCTCACCGCCGCCGCTCCCAGTGGGTCCGAAGCCCGCGCATCTGCCGTCTGGACGCAGGAAGCTCAGGGATTTGCCGACCACATTCATGAAGACCACTACGGCAATGTGTACGCCGAGATCAATCCACCTGCCGGGGGCGCAGACAGCCAGCCGATCGTGCTGATGGGCCACATCGACGAAATCGGGCTGATGGTGTCGCATATCGACGACAAGGGCATGCTGGCGTTTATGGGGATCGGTGGCTGGGATCCGCAGGTGCTGGTGGGGCAGCGCATCCGGTTGCTGGCCGACGAGGGCGACATTCTGGGCGTCATCGGGAAGAAAGCGATTCACGTTATGGAGGGCGACGAGCGTAGCAAGGCCAGCAAGCTCGAAGACCTGTGGATCGACACCGCCCTCGACGTCGAGGAAGTCAAACGCCGCATTTCGGTGGGCACGGTGGGCGTGATCGAACAGCCGCCGCTGGAAGTAAACGGCCACCTGGTCAGCAGAGGGCTCGACAACCGGGCCGGGGCCTTCGTGGTGCTGGAAGCGCTGCGGGCCATGAAAGCAGCGGGCGTCACACGCCATGTGGTCGCGGTGGGCACGTCGCAGGAGGAAATCGGGTGCTTCGGCGCACAGGTCAGCGGCTACCGCCTGAATCCGTCGGCGGGCGTGGTCGTGGACGTGACGCACGAAACCAACCAGCCGGGCGTGAACGAGAAGAAATACGGCGTGGTCCCCTTCGGCAGCGGCGCGAATCTGGCAGTCGGCTCAATGGTGAGTCCGGTCATCCTGCGTCAGATGAAGGCTGTGGCTGCCACGAAGGACATCTCGTACACCCTCTCGGCCAACCCCCGCTACACGGGCACCGACAACGACTCGCTGGCACTCGTGCGGGCAGGCGTGCCTGCGGCGGTGGTCAGCATTCCCAACCGCTACATGCACTCGCCCAACGAAATGGTCCGGTTGTCGGATGTGCAGGCGTGCATCGACATCATCGCGGCCTGGGTCGGCAGCCTGGAAGGCGAGCAGGACTACACCCGCAAGTAA
- the cobO gene encoding cob(I)yrinic acid a,c-diamide adenosyltransferase produces MRELTAARDSHQKREDISRGRRGLVIVNTGNGKGKTTAALGLMLRAHGRGLRVKMFQFLKHESAKFGEHRTLDALGIAYQGLGDGFTWRSRDLENTASLAQHGWELASAAILSGEYDLVVLDEFTYPLKYGWVAWADVQATLQARDSLMHVVITGRDALPELIAFADTVSEVQPLKHAYDAGIGAQRGMEY; encoded by the coding sequence ATGCGTGAACTGACCGCCGCCCGAGACAGCCACCAGAAGCGCGAGGACATCAGCCGGGGGCGGCGCGGCCTGGTGATCGTGAATACCGGCAACGGCAAGGGCAAGACCACCGCCGCGCTCGGCCTGATGCTGCGGGCGCACGGGCGGGGCCTGCGAGTGAAGATGTTCCAGTTTCTGAAGCACGAGAGCGCCAAATTCGGGGAACACCGCACGCTCGACGCGCTGGGCATCGCCTACCAGGGGCTGGGTGACGGCTTCACCTGGCGTTCCCGCGATCTGGAAAACACCGCCAGCCTCGCCCAGCACGGCTGGGAACTCGCCAGCGCCGCCATCCTGAGCGGTGAGTATGATCTGGTGGTGCTCGACGAGTTCACGTATCCGCTCAAGTACGGCTGGGTGGCCTGGGCCGACGTACAGGCCACCTTGCAGGCCCGCGACTCGCTGATGCACGTGGTCATCACCGGGCGCGACGCCCTGCCGGAGCTGATCGCCTTCGCCGATACCGTCAGCGAGGTTCAGCCGCTCAAGCACGCCTACGACGCGGGTATCGGAGCGCAGCGGGGCATGGAGTACTGA
- the rlmN gene encoding 23S rRNA (adenine(2503)-C(2))-methyltransferase RlmN, translated as MQLLLDLHPDAYPLEGYRRKQLLEWIFVHGAGSFEAMTNLPGSVRAELSETYTLDPFKAVETFASTDGSVKYLFTLPDNRQMEAVYMPYLDRKTICVSTMVGCPAKCAFCATGALGFGRNLTAGEVVGQILAVARDQGMSPRELRNLVFMGMGEPLLNYDHTIGAARLLLHPQALGMSKRRVTLSTVGLPKGIRKLAQEDDLGIKLAISLHAPDEATRQQIIPTSYANTIADIMASAREYQAVTGRRVTFEYAMLKGVNDAVWQAEALADLLRGLVSHVNLIPMNPWEGSGFEESSEAQLQLFYDTLESRGVEVSVRRSRGRDAGAACGQLALKHPEAVQATA; from the coding sequence ATGCAGCTTCTCCTCGACCTTCACCCCGACGCCTATCCACTCGAAGGCTACCGCCGCAAGCAGTTGCTGGAGTGGATCTTTGTGCATGGTGCTGGAAGCTTCGAGGCCATGACCAACCTTCCGGGCTCGGTGCGGGCCGAGCTGAGCGAGACATATACCCTCGACCCCTTCAAAGCCGTCGAAACCTTTGCCAGCACCGATGGCAGCGTCAAATACCTGTTTACGCTGCCCGACAACCGCCAGATGGAAGCGGTGTACATGCCGTATCTCGACCGCAAGACCATCTGCGTTTCGACGATGGTGGGCTGCCCGGCCAAGTGCGCCTTCTGCGCGACCGGAGCGCTGGGGTTCGGGCGCAACCTGACGGCGGGCGAGGTGGTGGGGCAGATTCTGGCCGTGGCCCGCGATCAGGGCATGTCGCCCCGCGAACTGCGAAATCTGGTGTTCATGGGCATGGGTGAGCCGCTGCTGAACTACGACCACACCATTGGCGCGGCCAGACTGCTGCTGCACCCGCAGGCGCTGGGCATGAGCAAGCGCCGTGTCACGCTCAGCACGGTCGGACTGCCCAAGGGCATTCGCAAGCTCGCTCAGGAAGACGATCTGGGCATCAAGCTCGCCATCAGCCTGCACGCTCCCGACGAGGCGACGCGGCAGCAGATCATTCCGACCAGCTACGCCAACACCATCGCCGACATCATGGCCTCGGCCCGCGAGTATCAGGCCGTGACGGGCCGCCGCGTGACCTTCGAGTACGCCATGCTCAAGGGTGTCAACGACGCCGTGTGGCAGGCCGAAGCGCTGGCCGACCTGCTGCGAGGACTGGTCTCGCACGTCAACCTGATTCCCATGAATCCCTGGGAAGGCAGCGGCTTCGAGGAGAGCAGCGAGGCGCAGCTTCAGCTGTTTTACGACACTCTCGAAAGCCGGGGCGTCGAGGTCAGCGTGCGCCGGAGCCGTGGACGCGATGCGGGTGCAGCCTGCGGGCAACTGGCTCTCAAGCACCCGGAAGCGGTACAGGCCACCGCCTGA